In Apium graveolens cultivar Ventura chromosome 10, ASM990537v1, whole genome shotgun sequence, the following are encoded in one genomic region:
- the LOC141691940 gene encoding uncharacterized protein LOC141691940: protein MGNCSAVCRRGKASCLGAAEKSNNKKVVQLVKMDGKIMEFSAPVLVKDVLQNFSGYNIALSREALQHLPLSSRLKLGDIYYLIPSVEDLESAEGSRKVEKEEGGGVKRIKVVITRQQLQDLLSKQVLAVDILSGLKTETCTYDEKCMAIWKPELESIPEEHETISIF from the coding sequence ATGGGAAATTGCTCGGCTGTCTGTAGACGCGGTAAGGCTTCTTGTTTGGGAGCTGCTGAAAAAAGCAACAACAAAAAAGTGGTGCAGCTTGTGAAGATGGATGGGAAGATCATGGAGTTTTCAGCACCAGTTCTTGTAAAGGATGTGTTACAAAATTTCTCTGGTTATAATATTGCTTTGTCTAGGGAGGCTCTGCAGCATCTTCCTTTAAGTTCGCGGTTGAAGTTAGGGGACATATACTATCTCATTCCTTCAGTTGAGGATTTAGAAAGTGCAGAAGGATCTCGAAAAGTTGAAAAAGAGGAGGGTGGTGGTGTCAAAAGGATAAAAGTTGTTATAACAAGGCAACAATTGCAAGATTTGCTGTCAAAACAAGTGCTGGCTGTTGACATTTTATCAGGGCTCAAGACTGAGACATGTACTTATGATGAAAAATGTATGGCAATTTGGAAGCCAGAGCTGGAGTCTATACCTGAAGAACATGAGACTATAAGCATTTTCTAG